The Candidatus Cloacimonas sp. genome has a window encoding:
- a CDS encoding gingipain R encodes RPASNENKVPVKKYGNAIYISVDSVTYSDSNNNIPEYNDTGYYSVTFKNLGQVASSSATATLTCSTAGITITDGTETLAAIAAGGTLVKNNAFSFTVANNILDQLQANFKITTTSGTNTWEYNFTKTFAAPALAFGNITISDPTGNNNGNLDPGETATLSIPLNNSGGANSLAGSASLTSTTTGITINNGSASFNAITAGSSANLTFSISAASSMSQGTLAALNFSATAGAYTAAKTQNLEIGAPTVVTIGTGTSTQTYPLDRYYNYSAFEAIYLASELQYAGTIKSLGFYKANGSDVNPIEAVTIYMKNTTESSLSDGTYSTTGYTQVYSGTFTNNATSGWMSVDLSPQFTCNGSNLAILIVKGNQAYTTSYPNWTYTTATTTRVRCSHSDSAAPTSLTGSTSLPNMQIKIFPNASILYPPQNLTAAPGNGSVILSWQAPVSGQPTGYKIYKNSALLTTVTGLTYTDTAVVNGTTYSYYLKAVYATGESSSTATVTATPFNVFETGAIIGTGTSSTGTNEASPINVYYQSLHGQSVYTKAELNAAGVVSSVYISQLGFNVTGLPGKTMPNFVVRMKHTTATDVSSWIDNTNLVTVYTNASYTVSTTGYNMLTLSTPFLWNGTDNILIDTAYGVIGSYSSTGTVQYTSIANGYRFTRNDSADQTNVFSGGSSSVYRPNVKLFLTAVSGNPQISVNPASFSFGSVATGTTSTQNFTIINTGGSTLTGSITTPTGYTVSAAAKEIRNTLSFSIPAGQSKNYILSFSPVSAISYNGNVTISSNSQTQSNLSLPVTGSGYIPPTISVNPNALSATLTTGAESTQNFTISNTGSQALTYSIAVSETDSRDKVISPVKTTGSKSIQGSTLTLNATEYTPGTTVNWTFTVTNASTDTEWLKEVIVTFPAGVTVNSATNFVGGSGGDLIPDLTTGTGITISWFGETDYGYGLIQGSESATATVNVTIGALLTTPIVLPYTINGDVYGAEPHTLSGEISLACSLLPVEWFTVTPNSGIITASGNQTINGHFSAAGMAEGVYNAVLTIQSNDPVHPLKTIPVTMNVSSGNHSPQINLPESFSFDKNGTLNVNFASYISDADNDPLTLSVSGNIHLQISIIGTQVTFTADQNWVGSENITFGVSDTDLTAYDNVTVIVNPVNVPDWQPVVYPINPSTVYAQVSIEGIPAQLNDLVGAFVNNECRGTGEIVLIDRATTYSTILVNLAAEGEMVQFKIYSSANDTVYPVQETLTMQTGNVYGSAESPVTLNGTTNIVLTPPQVNLLSYQNSYRLSWNAVPNANNYRIYSCSEPYGTYQLVHSTASLFWEVPVTQQKCFFKVRAEQIEISKGK; translated from the coding sequence ATCGACCAGCATCAAATGAAAATAAGGTTCCGGTAAAAAAATATGGGAATGCCATCTATATCAGTGTTGACAGTGTAACCTATAGTGATAGTAATAACAACATTCCTGAATATAACGATACCGGTTACTATAGTGTAACTTTCAAAAATTTAGGTCAAGTTGCCTCCAGTTCCGCTACCGCTACTTTAACCTGTTCAACTGCCGGAATAACAATCACTGACGGAACGGAAACCCTTGCTGCTATTGCTGCGGGGGGAACTTTAGTAAAAAATAATGCTTTCAGTTTTACTGTGGCTAATAATATTTTAGACCAGCTGCAGGCAAACTTCAAAATTACTACCACTTCCGGAACTAATACCTGGGAATATAATTTTACTAAAACTTTTGCTGCTCCTGCTCTTGCTTTCGGAAATATAACTATCAGTGACCCGACAGGAAATAATAACGGTAATCTTGATCCCGGGGAAACAGCAACTTTAAGCATTCCCTTAAACAATTCCGGAGGTGCTAATTCCCTTGCCGGGTCAGCTTCTTTAACCTCTACTACCACTGGAATAACTATCAATAATGGTTCCGCCAGTTTTAACGCTATTACCGCTGGAAGCAGTGCTAACCTTACTTTTAGTATCAGTGCTGCCTCTTCAATGAGTCAAGGAACTTTAGCAGCACTTAATTTTAGTGCTACAGCCGGTGCCTATACAGCTGCTAAAACTCAAAATCTGGAAATTGGAGCTCCAACTGTTGTTACTATTGGAACCGGAACATCTACGCAGACCTATCCTCTGGATAGATATTATAACTATTCAGCTTTTGAGGCAATTTACCTGGCTTCAGAACTTCAATATGCCGGAACAATTAAGTCCCTTGGTTTTTATAAAGCCAATGGTAGTGATGTTAACCCTATTGAAGCAGTAACCATCTATATGAAAAATACTACTGAATCCTCTTTGAGCGATGGAACATATTCTACCACAGGATACACTCAAGTATATAGTGGAACCTTTACTAATAATGCTACCAGCGGATGGATGTCTGTTGATTTAAGCCCTCAATTTACTTGTAATGGTTCCAATCTGGCAATTTTGATTGTAAAGGGTAACCAGGCATATACTACCAGCTATCCTAACTGGACTTATACTACAGCAACTACAACTCGTGTTCGTTGTAGTCATAGTGATTCGGCTGCTCCAACAAGTTTGACCGGTTCTACCAGCTTGCCCAATATGCAAATAAAAATATTCCCTAATGCAAGTATTTTATACCCTCCTCAGAACTTAACCGCTGCTCCGGGAAATGGAAGTGTTATTCTTAGCTGGCAGGCACCTGTTTCAGGTCAACCAACAGGTTATAAAATATATAAAAATTCAGCACTGCTAACTACGGTTACCGGTCTAACCTATACAGATACGGCAGTAGTGAATGGCACAACCTACAGCTATTATCTTAAAGCTGTTTATGCAACTGGAGAATCAAGCTCTACTGCAACAGTTACAGCTACACCTTTCAATGTTTTTGAGACGGGTGCAATTATTGGAACCGGAACTTCCAGCACGGGAACAAATGAAGCATCTCCAATCAATGTTTATTATCAAAGCTTGCATGGCCAATCAGTTTATACAAAAGCTGAGTTGAATGCCGCCGGGGTAGTTAGCTCTGTATATATCTCTCAGCTGGGATTTAATGTTACTGGTTTGCCAGGTAAAACAATGCCGAATTTTGTGGTAAGAATGAAACATACCACAGCCACAGATGTTAGCAGTTGGATTGATAATACTAATTTGGTTACGGTCTATACTAATGCCAGCTATACTGTTTCCACAACCGGTTACAATATGCTGACTTTAAGCACGCCATTTTTATGGAATGGAACGGATAACATCTTAATTGATACAGCTTATGGTGTGATAGGCAGTTACAGTTCAACAGGAACAGTGCAATATACTTCTATAGCAAATGGTTATAGATTTACGCGTAATGATTCTGCTGATCAAACCAATGTGTTTAGCGGTGGTTCATCTTCCGTTTATAGACCTAATGTAAAATTATTCTTAACTGCCGTCTCCGGTAACCCTCAAATATCTGTAAATCCTGCTTCTTTTTCCTTTGGTTCAGTAGCAACAGGAACAACTTCCACCCAGAATTTCACGATTATAAATACCGGGGGGTCCACTCTAACTGGTTCTATAACAACTCCAACCGGTTATACCGTTTCTGCTGCTGCTAAAGAAATTCGTAATACTTTAAGCTTTTCTATTCCTGCAGGACAAAGCAAAAACTATATCTTAAGCTTCTCACCTGTTTCTGCAATCAGCTATAACGGCAATGTTACAATTTCCAGTAACAGCCAAACCCAATCCAATCTATCTTTACCGGTTACAGGTAGTGGATACATTCCTCCAACTATATCAGTAAATCCTAATGCCTTATCTGCAACTTTAACTACCGGAGCGGAAAGCACTCAGAATTTCACTATCAGTAATACCGGTTCACAAGCATTAACTTATTCTATTGCAGTAAGCGAAACTGATAGCAGAGATAAAGTTATCAGTCCTGTAAAAACAACTGGCAGTAAAAGCATTCAGGGCTCTACTTTAACTTTGAACGCAACGGAATATACTCCCGGAACAACGGTTAACTGGACTTTCACCGTAACCAATGCCAGCACCGATACAGAATGGCTGAAAGAAGTGATTGTTACTTTCCCTGCGGGAGTAACTGTTAATAGCGCTACTAATTTTGTTGGCGGTAGTGGTGGAGATTTAATTCCTGATCTAACAACCGGAACAGGTATTACCATTAGTTGGTTTGGTGAAACTGATTATGGATATGGTTTAATTCAGGGTTCAGAATCAGCTACTGCTACTGTAAATGTAACCATCGGTGCTTTGTTAACTACTCCAATTGTTCTTCCCTATACAATAAATGGCGATGTTTATGGTGCTGAGCCACATACTTTAAGCGGTGAGATTTCGCTTGCCTGTTCTCTTCTTCCTGTAGAATGGTTTACTGTAACTCCAAATAGCGGAATTATTACAGCCAGTGGTAATCAAACAATTAACGGTCATTTTTCCGCTGCGGGAATGGCAGAAGGCGTTTATAATGCAGTTTTAACTATTCAAAGTAACGATCCCGTTCATCCATTAAAAACCATTCCTGTAACGATGAATGTTTCTTCCGGTAATCACTCTCCACAGATAAATCTGCCGGAGAGCTTCAGTTTTGATAAAAACGGCACTTTGAATGTGAATTTTGCTTCCTACATCAGCGATGCCGATAACGATCCTTTAACCCTTTCGGTGAGCGGAAATATTCATCTTCAAATTAGTATTATCGGAACCCAGGTAACTTTCACTGCAGACCAAAATTGGGTAGGTAGTGAAAATATTACTTTTGGAGTTAGCGATACAGACCTGACTGCTTATGACAATGTGACGGTGATAGTTAATCCTGTAAATGTTCCTGATTGGCAACCTGTTGTTTATCCCATAAATCCTTCTACAGTATATGCCCAAGTGTCTATTGAAGGAATTCCGGCTCAGCTGAATGATTTGGTAGGTGCTTTTGTAAATAATGAATGTAGAGGCACCGGGGAAATTGTGTTAATTGATAGAGCAACTACCTATTCTACCATCTTAGTAAATCTTGCTGCCGAAGGAGAAATGGTTCAATTCAAGATTTATTCTTCCGCCAACGATACTGTTTATCCTGTGCAGGAGACCCTTACTATGCAAACAGGTAATGTTTATGGTTCTGCGGAAAGTCCTGTTACCCTGAATGGCACTACCAATATTGTTCTTACTCCTCCGCAGGTTAATCTGTTAAGCTATCAAAACAGTTATCGCCTTTCCTGGAATGCAGTTCCGAATGCTAATAACTATCGTATTTATTCCTGCAGCGAGCCCTACGGAACTTATCAGCTGGTTCATTCTACGGCAAGTTTATTTTGGGAAGTTCCTGTTACGCAGCAAAAATGTTTCTTCAAGGTTAGAGCGGAGCAAATTGAAATCAGTAAAGGCAAATAA